A genomic window from Mesorhizobium sp. 131-2-1 includes:
- a CDS encoding pyridoxal phosphate-dependent aminotransferase has translation MTLIQTLRAEARAAPESGIVAVVNHGRLREGLIPLWAGEGDLPTPAFISDAAARGLAAGETFYTWQKGIPELRQALARYYGRHFAKSFGDEEFIVTASGMHAIQLAIDALAGAGDEVIYLSPAWPNFAAAAGVAGAVPVPVVLDQSGNGWSCDVDKIAAAITPRTKALFVNTPSNPTGWTADHETLQAILDLARERGLWIIADEIYSHFHYGRGRAPSFLDVAAAEDRILFVNSFSKNWAMTGWRVGWIKTHPALQQVFENLIQYSTSGVAQFMQRGAVAALDGGDDFIVEQVERAHAARDLVCGILGATGKARFTVPQGAFYLFFTVDGITDSRTAAFDIVDRANVGLAPGTAFGPGGEAFLRLCFHRRLDQLEEAAHRLAKWMKTV, from the coding sequence ATGACCCTGATCCAGACCCTGCGCGCCGAGGCCCGCGCCGCCCCCGAGAGCGGCATCGTCGCCGTCGTCAACCACGGCCGGCTGCGCGAAGGCCTTATCCCGCTCTGGGCCGGCGAGGGCGATTTGCCGACGCCGGCCTTCATCAGCGATGCCGCCGCCCGTGGGCTTGCCGCCGGCGAGACCTTCTACACCTGGCAGAAGGGCATTCCGGAGCTGCGGCAGGCGCTTGCCCGCTACTATGGCCGGCATTTCGCAAAGAGCTTTGGCGATGAGGAATTCATTGTCACCGCGTCCGGCATGCATGCCATCCAACTGGCGATCGACGCGCTCGCCGGCGCGGGCGACGAGGTGATCTATCTGTCGCCGGCCTGGCCGAACTTCGCCGCCGCGGCCGGGGTCGCCGGCGCCGTGCCGGTTCCTGTTGTCCTCGACCAGTCCGGCAATGGCTGGTCCTGCGACGTCGACAAGATCGCGGCCGCGATTACGCCGCGAACCAAGGCGCTGTTCGTCAACACGCCGTCCAACCCGACCGGCTGGACTGCCGATCATGAGACGTTGCAGGCGATCCTCGACCTTGCCCGCGAAAGAGGCCTGTGGATCATCGCCGATGAGATCTACTCGCATTTCCACTATGGCCGAGGCCGCGCGCCGTCCTTCCTCGACGTCGCGGCGGCGGAAGACCGTATCCTGTTCGTCAACAGCTTCTCCAAGAACTGGGCGATGACCGGCTGGCGCGTCGGCTGGATCAAGACCCATCCCGCCTTGCAGCAGGTGTTCGAGAACCTGATCCAGTATTCGACCTCGGGTGTCGCCCAGTTCATGCAGCGCGGCGCCGTCGCCGCCCTCGACGGGGGCGATGATTTCATCGTCGAGCAGGTTGAGAGGGCGCATGCGGCGCGCGACCTGGTCTGCGGCATTCTGGGTGCGACCGGCAAGGCCCGCTTCACCGTTCCGCAGGGCGCCTTCTATCTGTTCTTCACCGTCGACGGCATCACCGATTCCCGGACCGCCGCCTTCGACATCGTCGACCGGGCCAATGTCGGCCTGGCGCCGGGCACCGCCTTCGGTCCCGGCGGCGAAGCCTTCCTCAGGCTATGCTTCCACCGCCGCCTCGATCAGCTCGAGGAAGCGGCGCACCGCCTGGCGAAATGGATGAAGACGGTCTGA
- the mscL gene encoding large conductance mechanosensitive channel protein MscL, whose protein sequence is MLKEFQEFISKGNVMDLAVGVIIGAAFGKIVTSLVDDVIMPIVGAIFGGLDFNNYFFGLSSNVHSSALADAKKEGAVFAYGSFITAVLNFLILAFIIFLMVKAVNNLRKRLEAEKPAAPAAPPPADVALLTEIRDLLAKK, encoded by the coding sequence ATGCTGAAAGAATTCCAGGAATTCATTTCCAAGGGCAATGTCATGGACCTGGCCGTCGGCGTCATCATCGGCGCCGCCTTCGGCAAGATCGTCACTTCGCTGGTCGACGACGTCATCATGCCAATCGTCGGGGCGATCTTCGGCGGGCTGGACTTCAACAACTACTTCTTCGGACTATCCTCGAACGTCCACTCGAGCGCGCTGGCCGACGCCAAGAAAGAAGGCGCCGTCTTCGCCTATGGCAGCTTCATCACGGCGGTGCTGAACTTCCTCATCCTTGCCTTCATCATCTTCCTGATGGTCAAGGCAGTGAACAATTTGCGCAAGCGGCTGGAGGCCGAGAAGCCGGCAGCGCCCGCCGCGCCGCCACCGGCAGATGTCGCGTTGCTCACCGAAATTCGCGATCTCCTGGCCAAAAAATAG
- a CDS encoding hybrid sensor histidine kinase/response regulator, whose amino-acid sequence MQGWFIVIIAIAYVTLLFAIASLGDRRAAAAGLGRARPFIYALSLAIYCTSWTFFGSVGLSSERGLEFLGIYTGPVLVFVFGFPLLNRLVRLAKTEKITSVADFLGARYGKSFTVAAIATLIATIGAVPYMALQLKAISGSVSLMVEHYTGSPPSFDPFVSDISLVVAMLLALFAVLFGTRHADATEHQDGLVLAVAVETVVKLAAFLAIGLMVTFLIFGGPGDMFDKLADNAQARQAMGYGTSLATWLVLTCLSGFAILMLPRQFYVTIVENRSEAELRTATWVFPLYLVAINLFVLPIAFTGLALVGDKTSSDLYVLSLPLFTGHDLLAMAAFIGGLSAATAMVIVESVALSIMISNDLVIPLFVRRLLKTSTLENEDWSTLILNVRRGAIFAMLFIAFLYYRESTNSARLSSIGLMSFAAIAQFAPALIGGLIWRGANGRGAALGMVAGILVWAYTLLLPSLVGADAVIIVNGLFGFEALRPQALFGTVAEPLNHGVLWSLSINTLFFVLGSLSRASVPLERIQAAIFVPREAGPMPSLRRFRTAVTVNDLKDTISRYLGVERTERSFQSFEKDTNVSLHGNEQASMDVIRFSEQLLASAVGSSSARLILSLLFRRNDRDSKDAFRLLDDATEALQHNRDLLQIALDQMEQGITVFDRDFRLICWNRQYRALFDLPDEMGQVGVSLDRILRHLVERGDFPGDQRVAMLNRLTSFDGPWQMELKTSGRILELRSNPMPDGGIVATYADISGRVEQDLALKRANESLEQRVKNRTAELTRVNEELAQAQMLAEEANLGKTRFLAAAGHDILQPLNAARLYCSSLIEKAGKGAAGKAAVNIESSLESVETILGAVLDISRLDAGAMKPDDTAFSLDGLLGQIGNDFRPLAAEKRLGLTIMPSSLTVMTDRNLLRRLIQNLVSNAIKYTRQGRILVGVRRRGSLAEIQVIDTGIGIAGDKLNTVFHEFTRLDEGAREAEGLGLGLSIVDRIARVLRLEIRIFSIPGKGTRFSVILPVAAVAVPRRELEKAPARAPSSLAGLGVLCIDNDARILDGMRLLLEGWGCKVDTASGSAAAQAAGASTPDVVLADYHLDGETGLDVIRKLRALWHADIPAVLVTADRSNEVRAAANQMDISVINKPVKPATLRSMMERMRRLAPAAE is encoded by the coding sequence GTGCAGGGCTGGTTCATCGTCATCATCGCGATCGCCTATGTGACGCTGCTCTTTGCCATCGCCAGTCTTGGCGACCGGCGCGCGGCAGCGGCCGGACTCGGCCGTGCCCGCCCCTTCATCTATGCGCTCAGCCTCGCCATCTACTGCACGTCCTGGACGTTCTTCGGCTCGGTCGGCCTGTCCTCTGAGCGCGGCCTGGAATTCCTCGGCATCTATACCGGCCCGGTGCTGGTGTTCGTGTTCGGCTTTCCCCTGCTCAACCGCCTTGTCAGGCTGGCCAAGACCGAGAAGATCACCTCCGTCGCCGATTTTCTCGGCGCGCGCTACGGCAAGAGCTTCACCGTCGCGGCGATCGCCACGCTGATCGCGACCATCGGCGCGGTGCCGTATATGGCGCTGCAATTGAAGGCTATCTCCGGCTCGGTCAGCCTGATGGTCGAGCACTATACCGGCTCGCCGCCCTCGTTCGACCCGTTCGTCAGCGACATCTCGCTGGTGGTGGCGATGCTACTTGCGCTGTTCGCGGTGCTGTTCGGTACCCGCCATGCCGACGCCACCGAGCATCAGGACGGGCTGGTGCTGGCGGTGGCGGTGGAAACCGTCGTCAAGCTCGCTGCCTTCCTCGCCATCGGCCTGATGGTGACGTTCCTGATCTTCGGCGGCCCCGGCGACATGTTCGACAAGCTGGCCGACAATGCGCAGGCGCGGCAAGCCATGGGTTACGGCACCTCCCTGGCCACCTGGCTCGTGCTGACCTGTCTCAGCGGCTTTGCCATCCTCATGCTGCCACGCCAGTTCTACGTCACCATCGTCGAGAACCGCAGCGAGGCCGAACTGCGCACCGCGACCTGGGTGTTCCCGCTCTATCTGGTGGCGATCAACCTGTTCGTGCTGCCGATCGCCTTTACCGGCCTGGCGCTGGTCGGCGACAAGACCAGCAGCGACCTCTATGTGCTGTCGCTGCCGCTGTTCACAGGCCATGATTTGCTCGCCATGGCGGCGTTCATCGGCGGCCTTTCGGCGGCGACCGCCATGGTCATCGTCGAGAGCGTGGCGCTGTCGATCATGATCTCCAACGACCTCGTAATCCCGCTGTTCGTGCGCCGCCTGCTCAAGACCTCGACCTTGGAAAACGAGGACTGGTCGACGCTCATCCTCAATGTGCGGCGCGGGGCGATCTTCGCCATGCTGTTCATCGCCTTCCTCTATTATCGCGAAAGCACCAACAGCGCGCGGCTGTCCTCCATCGGCCTGATGTCGTTCGCGGCCATTGCCCAGTTCGCGCCGGCGCTGATCGGCGGGCTGATCTGGCGCGGCGCCAATGGCAGAGGCGCGGCGCTCGGCATGGTCGCAGGCATTCTGGTGTGGGCCTACACGCTGCTCCTGCCTTCGCTGGTGGGTGCCGACGCCGTCATCATCGTCAACGGCCTGTTCGGTTTCGAAGCGCTGCGGCCGCAGGCACTGTTCGGCACGGTCGCCGAGCCGCTGAACCATGGCGTGCTGTGGAGCCTGTCTATCAACACGCTGTTCTTCGTGCTCGGCTCGCTGTCCCGCGCCTCCGTGCCGCTGGAGCGCATCCAGGCGGCGATCTTCGTGCCGCGCGAAGCCGGCCCGATGCCGAGCCTGAGGCGCTTCCGCACCGCCGTCACCGTCAACGACCTCAAGGACACGATTTCCCGTTATCTCGGCGTCGAGCGCACCGAGAGATCGTTCCAGTCGTTCGAGAAGGACACCAACGTGTCCCTGCATGGCAATGAGCAGGCCAGCATGGACGTCATCCGCTTCTCGGAGCAATTGCTGGCGAGCGCCGTCGGCTCGTCCTCGGCGCGGCTGATCTTGTCGCTGCTGTTCCGCCGCAACGACCGCGATTCCAAGGATGCCTTCCGCCTGCTCGACGATGCCACCGAGGCGCTGCAGCACAATCGCGACCTGTTGCAGATCGCGCTCGACCAGATGGAGCAAGGCATCACCGTCTTCGACCGGGATTTCCGCCTGATCTGCTGGAACCGCCAGTACCGGGCGCTGTTCGACCTTCCCGACGAGATGGGTCAGGTCGGCGTCTCGCTCGACCGGATCCTGCGTCATCTCGTCGAACGCGGCGACTTCCCGGGCGATCAGCGGGTGGCGATGCTCAACCGCCTGACCAGCTTCGACGGTCCCTGGCAGATGGAGCTGAAGACCAGCGGCCGCATCCTGGAGCTGCGCTCCAATCCGATGCCGGACGGCGGCATCGTCGCCACCTATGCCGACATTTCCGGCCGTGTCGAACAGGATCTCGCGCTGAAGCGGGCCAACGAATCGCTTGAGCAACGCGTCAAGAACCGCACCGCCGAGCTGACGCGGGTCAACGAGGAGCTGGCGCAGGCGCAGATGCTGGCCGAGGAGGCCAATCTCGGCAAGACGCGCTTTCTCGCCGCTGCCGGCCACGACATCCTGCAACCGCTCAACGCTGCCCGCCTCTACTGTTCTTCACTGATCGAGAAAGCCGGCAAAGGGGCCGCCGGGAAGGCCGCGGTCAACATCGAATCCTCGCTGGAATCGGTCGAGACCATCCTCGGCGCCGTGCTCGACATTTCCCGCCTCGATGCGGGTGCGATGAAGCCTGACGACACCGCCTTCAGCCTCGACGGGCTGCTCGGCCAGATCGGCAACGACTTCCGGCCGCTAGCCGCCGAGAAGAGGCTCGGCCTGACCATCATGCCGTCGTCGCTCACCGTGATGACGGACCGCAATCTGCTGCGCCGGCTGATCCAGAACCTGGTGTCGAACGCGATCAAATACACCCGCCAGGGCCGCATCCTGGTCGGCGTCAGGCGACGCGGCTCGCTGGCCGAGATCCAGGTCATCGACACCGGCATCGGCATCGCCGGCGACAAGCTGAACACGGTGTTCCACGAGTTCACCCGGCTGGACGAGGGCGCGCGCGAGGCCGAGGGGCTCGGCCTCGGCCTTTCCATCGTCGACCGCATCGCCAGGGTGCTGAGGCTGGAGATCCGGATCTTCTCAATCCCGGGCAAGGGCACGCGCTTTTCCGTCATCCTGCCGGTGGCGGCGGTGGCGGTTCCCCGGCGCGAGCTCGAGAAGGCGCCGGCGCGCGCGCCCTCCTCGCTGGCCGGTCTCGGCGTGCTGTGCATCGACAACGACGCCCGCATCCTCGACGGCATGCGGCTGCTGCTCGAAGGCTGGGGCTGCAAGGTCGACACCGCTTCGGGCTCGGCCGCCGCCCAGGCTGCCGGTGCGTCAACGCCGGACGTCGTCCTTGCCGACTACCACCTCGATGGCGAGACCGGGCTGGACGTGATCCGCAAACTGCGCGCGCTGTGGCACGCCGATATCCCCGCCGTGCTGGTCACGGCGGATCGCTCGAACGAGGTCCGCGCCGCCGCCAACCAGATGGACATTTCCGTCATCAACAAACCGGTGAAGCCGGCGACGCTGCGCTCGATGATGGAGCGCATGCGCCGGCTGGCGCCGGCAGCGGAGTGA
- a CDS encoding response regulator transcription factor produces the protein MPSGYTFVIADDHPLFRGALKEALAGIGDVAAIHEAGDFERAKALVMANEDIDLVLLDLSMPGASGLSGLISLRAVHPAVPLVVVSAHDDPVTIRRALDLGASGFISKSASMEEIRRAVQTVLAGDIAAPVGIDLGVERDPEISDLIKRLQALTPQQTRVLGMLAEGLLNKQIAYELGVSEATVKAHVSAILQKLGVDSRTQAVIQLSRIGAEPAAGK, from the coding sequence TTGCCGTCGGGTTACACGTTCGTCATCGCCGACGATCATCCGCTTTTTCGCGGCGCGCTGAAGGAGGCGCTTGCCGGCATAGGCGATGTCGCCGCCATCCACGAGGCCGGTGATTTCGAACGCGCCAAGGCGCTGGTCATGGCCAATGAGGATATCGATCTGGTGCTGCTCGACCTGTCGATGCCGGGCGCCAGCGGCCTCTCCGGCCTGATCTCGCTGCGCGCCGTTCACCCGGCCGTGCCGCTGGTGGTGGTCTCGGCGCATGACGACCCGGTGACGATCCGGCGCGCTCTCGACCTCGGCGCCTCCGGCTTCATCTCCAAATCGGCCAGCATGGAGGAAATCCGCCGCGCCGTGCAGACGGTGCTGGCCGGCGATATCGCCGCGCCCGTCGGCATCGATCTCGGCGTCGAGCGCGACCCCGAGATCTCCGACCTCATCAAGCGCCTGCAGGCGCTGACGCCGCAGCAGACGCGCGTGCTCGGCATGCTGGCGGAGGGCCTGCTCAACAAGCAGATCGCCTATGAGCTCGGCGTCTCCGAAGCGACGGTCAAGGCGCATGTCTCGGCCATCCTGCAGAAGCTCGGGGTCGACAGCCGCACCCAGGCGGTGATCCAGCTCTCCAGGATCGGCGCCGAGCCGGCCGCGGGAAAGTGA
- a CDS encoding DUF952 domain-containing protein, which yields MSQFIYKIAPEALWREAEKNGRFTGAPIDIADGFIHFSTADQVRETAAKHFAGQTGLLLIAIDGDRLGDALKYEISRGGALFPHLYAPLDLGAVAWVRPLPLGADGRHEFPDLETE from the coding sequence ATGTCTCAGTTTATCTACAAGATCGCGCCCGAAGCCCTATGGCGCGAAGCGGAGAAAAACGGCCGCTTCACCGGCGCGCCGATCGACATCGCCGATGGCTTCATCCATTTCTCGACCGCCGACCAGGTGCGGGAGACGGCGGCGAAGCATTTTGCCGGCCAGACCGGCCTGCTGCTGATCGCCATCGATGGCGACCGCCTTGGCGATGCGTTGAAATACGAGATCTCGCGCGGCGGCGCGCTGTTCCCGCATCTCTACGCGCCGCTCGATCTCGGCGCGGTGGCTTGGGTGCGTCCCCTGCCGCTCGGCGCTGACGGCCGGCATGAATTTCCCGACCTGGAGACCGAATGA
- a CDS encoding quinone-dependent dihydroorotate dehydrogenase, with protein sequence MSMLDRIGQKLLFTLDPETAHGLSIAALRCGLPVTPRAPRDERLKVRVAGLDFPNPLGMAAGYDKNAEVPDALLGLGFGFAEVGTVTPLPQRGNPKPRIFRLITDEAVINRLGFNNEGHEAAERRLAARKWRTGIVGVNIGANKDSADRIGDYERGVTRFAPYASYLTVNISSPNTPGLRSMQAREQLGELLSRVMAARASAAAKPPVFLKIAPDLIEAELEDIAAAVTEKQIDGVIVSNTTLARTGLRSTAVARETGGLSGKPLFERSTAVLARMRRLLGPEMAIIGVGGVDSTETALEKIRAGADLVQLYTGMIYAGPSLAGRIVAGMARFAEKERLKSLRDLRDSSLDHWAAKAH encoded by the coding sequence ATGAGCATGCTCGACCGGATCGGCCAGAAACTGCTGTTCACGCTCGATCCGGAAACGGCGCATGGCCTGTCTATCGCGGCGCTCCGATGCGGCCTGCCGGTCACCCCGCGCGCCCCGCGCGACGAGCGGCTGAAGGTGCGCGTCGCAGGTCTCGATTTTCCGAACCCGCTCGGCATGGCGGCGGGCTACGACAAGAACGCCGAAGTGCCGGACGCGCTGCTTGGCCTCGGCTTCGGCTTCGCCGAGGTCGGCACCGTCACGCCGCTGCCGCAGCGGGGCAATCCCAAGCCGCGCATCTTCCGGCTGATCACGGACGAAGCGGTGATCAACCGGCTGGGCTTCAACAATGAGGGCCATGAGGCCGCCGAAAGGCGCCTTGCCGCCCGCAAGTGGCGCACCGGCATCGTCGGCGTCAACATCGGCGCCAACAAAGACAGCGCCGACCGCATCGGCGACTACGAACGCGGCGTCACCCGCTTCGCGCCCTACGCCAGCTACCTCACGGTCAACATCTCGTCGCCGAACACGCCGGGCCTGCGCAGCATGCAGGCGCGCGAGCAGCTCGGCGAGCTTCTGTCGCGTGTCATGGCCGCGCGGGCGTCGGCTGCGGCAAAGCCGCCGGTCTTCCTCAAGATCGCACCGGATCTGATCGAGGCCGAGCTGGAAGATATCGCCGCCGCGGTCACCGAGAAGCAGATCGACGGCGTCATCGTCTCCAACACGACGCTCGCACGCACGGGCTTGCGCAGCACGGCTGTCGCTCGAGAAACCGGCGGCCTGTCCGGCAAGCCGCTGTTCGAGCGCTCGACCGCGGTGCTGGCCAGGATGCGCAGGCTGCTCGGCCCTGAGATGGCCATCATCGGCGTCGGCGGCGTCGACTCCACCGAGACGGCGCTGGAAAAGATCCGCGCCGGCGCCGATCTCGTGCAACTCTATACCGGCATGATCTATGCCGGGCCCTCACTAGCGGGGCGCATCGTGGCCGGCATGGCGCGATTTGCCGAGAAGGAAAGGCTGAAGTCGCTGCGCGATTTGCGCGACAGCAGCCTCGATCATTGGGCCGCCAAGGCTCATTGA